One Euphorbia lathyris chromosome 1, ddEupLath1.1, whole genome shotgun sequence DNA segment encodes these proteins:
- the LOC136213912 gene encoding (S)-N-methylcoclaurine 3'-hydroxylase isozyme 1-like produces MATEGNNNIFFPIILLLPLIYLILKHYFKPSIPSLPPGPFQWPILGNILQVGNKPHLSLTHFSKTYGPLFSMKLGTQLVVVGSSPTAAIEILKKHDRVLSGRYVPHVAPTKSPELNKLSLGWIVECNDKWKYLRSLCKSELFSSKAMEFQAVKREEKVVEMVGFIEKLEGKELKLKEIGMVTVFNMLSCILVSRNLMSYEDLENGDMKWLLSRILEVASTPNLSDLYPVLGRFDLQGLQKKIKELHERCFQIFEGIVEERRVCKGKDRDFLDTLITNGSSNDQINVLLMELLSAGTDTSSNTIEWTMAELIKNPKCLKKLEEEIATQVVSQNILKESHIPNLKYLQACVKETLRLHPPGPFLLPHRAVENCQVMNYTIPKDTQVLVNFWAIGRDPKYWQDPLVFDPERFLNSNLDFKGNDFEFIPFGSGRRICPGLPMAAKQVALIVAYLIHFFQWSLPNGYDINMTEKYGLTLTMDQPLLLIPKLKQGMRN; encoded by the exons ATGGCCACAGAAGGaaacaataatattttcttCCCTATAATTCTTCTTTTACCTCTTATATATCTAATCCTTAAACACTACTTCAAGCCTTCAATTCCATCACTTCCTCCAGGGCCATTTCAATGGCCAATTTTAGGCAATATTCTTCAAGTAGGAAACAAGCCTCATTTATCCCTAACCCATTTTTCCAAAACATATGGTCCACTTTTCTCCATGAAACTTGGAACTCAGCTTGTTGTTGTCGGATCATCTCCGACAGCCGCCATTGAAATCCTTAAGAAACATGACAGGGTTCTGTCAGGAAGATATGTTCCACACGTGGCACCAACTAAGAGTCCTGAACTTAACAAGCTGTCACTTGGATGGATTGTTGAATGTAATGATAAGTGGAAGTATCTTCGTAGCCTTTGCAAGAGTGAGCTTTTCTCTTCAAAAGCTATGGAGTTTCAAGCGgttaaaagagaagagaaagtGGTTGAAATGGTTGGGTTTATTGAGAAATTGGAAGGGAAAGAACtgaaattgaaagaaattgGTATGGTTACTGTTTTTAACATGTTGAGTTGCATATTGGTGTCAAGAAATCTTATGAGCTATGAAGATTTAGAAAATGGAGATATGAAGTGGCTTTTGAGTAGAATTTTAGAGGTTGCTTCAACTCCTAATTTGTCTGATTTGTATCCAGTTTTGGGTAGGTTTGATTTGCAAGGTTTGCAGAAGAAAATTAAGGAATTACATGAGAGATGTTTTCAGATTTTTGAAGGTATTGTTGAAGAAAGAAGAGTATGCAAAGGAAAAGATAGAGACTTTCTTGATACTCTCATCACCAATGGTTCCTCCAATGATCAGATCAATGTGCTACTTATG GAACTCCTATCAGCAGGAACAGATACAAGTAGCAACACAATTGAATGGACAATGgcagaactcatcaaaaatCCTAAATGCTTGAAGAAACTTGAAGAAGAAATTGCAACACAAGTAGTTTCTCAAAACATACTAAAAGAATCTCATATTCCAAACCTAAAATACCTTCAAGCTTGTGTTAAAGAAACCCTGAGGCTGCATCCTCCAGGGCCATTTCTTCTTCCTCACCGCGCAGTCGAAAATTGCCAAGTGATGAATTATACCATTCCAAAGGATACACAAGTTCTGGTCAATTTTTGGGCAATTGGCAGAGACCCCAAATATTGGCAAGATCCTTTGGTTTTTGATCCAGAAAGATTTCTCAATTCAAACTTGGATTTTAAAGGTAATGACTTTGAGTTCATACCCTTTGGTTCAGGAAGAAGAATCTGCCCTGGTTTGCCTATGGCTGCAAAACAAGTTGCTTTGATTGTTGCTTACTTGATTCATTTCTTTCAATGGTCTCTTCCAAATGGTTATGACATCAATATGACTGAGAAATATGGATTGACCTTGACCATGGATCAACCTTTACTTCTCATTCCTAAACTTAAGCAAGGAATGAGAAATTGA
- the LOC136210732 gene encoding plant UBX domain-containing protein 8 — MAGPNQEAIDTFISITGATEAAALQKLEEYHGDLNAAINAHFTEGDRSIVQETSVLPSQGDLMDIDDPIEVAPRRNPLSLLSEASAMNPFSLLDPQFRRGIFDGGSDFSSRTPFVSLPRERREIPIEVKDGSDVSSHSGHAPVIEDVTGTEHAQDPGIRGTVIIDEDADDFPTELTGMDAPRREQRVDGSGGSARNRNTSPSVPEFDNPPDYGNDIEEEMVRAAIEASKLEAEAMEREKALLELRGKVGASETGASKSEEVELGTTVMPNGRVRSGTLSIPDESEDVEEQPLVRHRSRRTSSGSMDSIREVGVAETSPPSSPRQNNSSGHMQHNGTAFPTDEWGGISSEEHDEAVMLEAAMFGGIPEATTGYRFPFAPHQFMQTEGGSYPRPAPRPPSPNLQAQRLIREQQDDEYLASLAADREKEIKAREEAEARRLLAAAAREAAVEEERRKENESLRKLEEEQEFERKLAAKEASLPQEPETNDENAVTLLVRMPDGTRRGRRFLKSDNLKSLFDFIDIGRAVKPGSYRLVRPYPRRAFSEEENAVTLNELGLTSKQEALFLELI, encoded by the exons ATGGCCGGGCCTAATCAGGAAGCAATCGACACTTTTATCAGCATCACAGGCGCCACCGAAGCTGCCGCCTTGCAAAAACTCGAG GAGTATCATGGTGATCTCAATGCGGCCATAAATGCACATTTCACTGAGGGAGATAGAAGCAT CGTGCAAGAAACTTCTGTGCTTCCTTCTCAAGGTGATCTCATGGATATAGATGATCCAATTGAAGTTGCACCTAGGAGAAATCCCCTGTCATTGTTATCTGAGGCTAGTGCAATGAACCCATTCTCGCTCCTTGATCCTCAGTTTCGTAGAGGTATATTTGATGGTGGTTCTGATTTTTCAAGCCGCACACCTTTTGTTTCACTACcaagagagaggagagagataCCCATAGAGGTAAAGGATGGCAGTGACGTGTCCAGCCATTCTGGTCATGCTCCAGTGATTGAGGATGTAACTGGAACTGAACATGCACAAGACCCAGGTATTCGTGGTACTGTTATAATTGATGAGGATGCTGATGATTTTCCGACTGAGTTAACTGGAATGGATGCGCCACGGAGAGAGCAGAGGGTTGATGGTTCTGGTGGTAGTGCGCGGAATAGAAATACTAGTCCTAGTGTTCCTGAATTTGATAATCCACCAGATTATGGCAAtgatatagaagaagaaatggtTAGAGCTGCTATAGAGGCCTCAAAGCTAGAGGCTGAG GCAATGGAGCGAGAGAAAGCATTGTTGGAGCTGAGGGGAAAAGTTGGAGCATCAGAAACGGGAGCTTCTAAGTCTGAGGAAGTGGAACTAGGCACAACAGTGATGCCAAACGGAAG GGTGAGGAGTGGGACCTTATCTATTCCAGATGAATCTGAAGATGTGGAGGAGCAGCCTCTTGTTAGGCATCGATCAAGACGCACATCTTCTGGCTCTATGGATTCCATTAGAGAAGTTGGAGTTGCTGAAACTAGTCCACCATCTAGTCCTAGGCAGAACAATAGCAGTGGTCATATGCAGCACAATGGAACAGCCTTCCCAACTGATGAG TGGGGAGGCATCTCTTCTGAGGAGCATGACGAAGCTGTCATGCTTGAGGCTGCAATGTTTGGTGGAATTCCTGAAGCGACTACTGGATATCGCTTTCCATTTGCACCTCATCAGTTCATGCAAACGGAAGGAGGCTCGTATCCTCGGCCTGCACCTCGTCCTCCATCACCAAACTTGCAAGCTCAGCGCTTGATACGTGAACAACAG GATGATGAGTATCTAGCCTCACTGGCAGCTGatagagaaaaagaaataaaggcCAGGGAGGAAGCTGAAGCTCGTCGTTTACTAGCAGCAGCAGCTAGGGAAGCTGCTGtcgaagaagaaaggagaaaaGAGAATGAATCTCTCAGAAAATTGGAGGAAGAGCAG GAATTTGAAAGAAAGTTGGCAGCAAAAGAAGCTTCTCTGCCTCAGGAACCTGAAACCAATGATGAGAATGCAGTAACTCTATTAGTAAGGATGCCTGATGGCACCAGACGTGGCCGCCGATTTCTGAAGTCGGATAACCTAAAG TCTCTTTTCGACTTCATAGATATTGGTAGGGCAGTCAAGCCTGGTTCTTATAGACTG GTTAGGCCATACCCTAGGCGAGCTTTCAGCGAGGAAGAGAATGCAGTGACACTGAATGAACTTGGCCTGACTAGTAAACAGGAGGCATTATTTCTGGAGTTAATCTAG
- the LOC136210733 gene encoding scarecrow-like protein 28 yields MLAGCSSSSLLSPRHRLRSESPAAQFQACHFQLPSMSAQRLDLPCSFSRKESSSRSQPIRPVGVGLSVDKSLESKTSTCSLKQNIRLPPLATSTSSQSTKDEFWDKGKSLKRFAEQGSIDESCTNRAKRKRGSRGDDVHESGDSLSLGQLGSSNFWFQAGFEVPRGINPEKTPFSLTCSGDEERVCFVPSEVISPPLPLSNNPWLDSVITEITNLGEKDGGSSQRPAKEASGSSASSDSRSLGLRLSENEVGNGSRNPHPQSLGTTLEAEEENHQEEYQAFELVSLLTACVEAIGSRNISVINHCIAKLGDLASPKGTAVSRLCAYYTEGLALRVTRIWPHLFHITTPREYDRVVDDDSGTALRLFNQVSPIPKFIHFTSNEILLRAFEGKDRVHIIDFDIKQGLQWPSLFQSLASRNNPPSHVRITGIGESKQELNETGDRLAGFAEALNLPFEFHPVVDRLEDVRLWMLHVKEGESVAVNCILQMHKTLYDGTGGALRDFLGLVRSTNPALVLMAEQEAENNAPNFETRVCNSLKFYSAIFDSIDSSLPLDNAARMKVEEMFAREIRNIVACEGSDRFERHENFEKWKKLMEQGGFQCMGITGREMLQSQMLLKMYSSEDFGVKRRQDGAALTLSWLDQPLYTVSAWAPVDIARSSSS; encoded by the coding sequence ATGTTGGCTGGGTGTTCTAGTTCTTCATTGCTGTCACCAAGGCATAGATTAAGGAGTGAGTCACCAGCAGCACAGTTTCAAGCTTGCCATTTTCAGTTACCTTCAATGAGTGCACAGAGGTTGGATTTGCCATGTTCGTTCTCTCGCAAGGAGTCTTCGTCGCGCTCACAGCCTATTAGGCCAGTTGGTGTTGGTCTTTCTGTGGATAAATCACTTGAATCCAAGACCAGCACTTGTTCTCTCAAGCAGAACATCAGGCTGCCACCGTTGGCTACGTCTACCAGCAGTCAATCGACCAAAGATGAGTTTTGGGATAAGGGTAAGAGCTTGAAGAGGTTTGCGGAGCAGGGTTCAATTGATGAGTCTTGCACCAATAGGGCTAAGAGGAAAAGGGGAAGCAGAGGTGATGATGTTCATGAAAGTGGTGATAGTTTGAGTCTAGGACAGTTGGGGAGTAGCAATTTTTGGTTTCAAGCAGGTTTTGAGGTGCCTAGGGGTATAAACCCTGAGAAAactcctttctctttgacatgTTCGGGAGACGAGGAGAGGGTTTGTTTCGTGCCGAGTGAAGTGATCTCGCCGCCTTTGCCATTGTCCAACAACCCATGGCTAGACTCTGTTATAACTGAGATCACTAACCTTGGTGAAAAGGATGGGGGAAGTAGCCAAAGGCCAGCAAAAGAAGCCTCAGGTTCAAGTGCATCATCCGATAGCCGTAGCTTAGGCCTTAGGTTAAGTGAGAATGAAGTTGGTAATGGCTCCAGGAATCCTCATCCACAATCACTTGGGACGACGCTGGAAGCTGAAGAGGAGAATCACCAGGAGGAGTATCAGGCATTTGAGTTGGTTAGCTTGCTTACAGCATGTGTTGAAGCAATTGGTTCCAGGAATATTTCTGTAATCAACCATTGTATAGCTAAATTGGGGGATCTTGCTTCTCCTAAAGGAACAGCTGTTAGCCGCCTTTGTGCTTACTATACGGAGGGTTTAGCGCTTCGAGTTACAAGGATTTGGCCTCATTTATTCCATATCACCACACCTCGGGAGTATGATCGGGTTGTTGATGATGATTCCGGGACTGCATTGAGGCTTTTTAATCAGGTTAGCCCAATTCCTAAGTTCATTCATTTCACATCCAATGAGATATTGTTGAGAGCTTTCGAGGGGAAAGATAGAGTTCACATTATAGATTTTGACATTAAGCAAGGGCTTCAATGGCCTAGTTTATTTCAGAGTTTAGCCTCTAGGAATAATCCTCCTAGCCATGTTAGAATCACGGGTATCGGTGAATCCAAACAAGAATTGAATGAGACAGGAGATAGGCTTGCTGGATTTGCAGAGGCATTGAATCTGCCTTTCGAGTTCCATCCGGTTGTTGACAGGTTAGAAGATGTGAGGTTATGGATGCTTCATGTGAAGGAAGGGGAGAGTGTGGCTGTGAATTGTATTTTACAAATGCACAAGACACTTTATGATGGAACCGGAGGAGCACTAAGGGATTTCCTCGGACTCGTTCGAAGCACGAACCCTGCATTAGTCCTAATGGCAGAGCAAGAAGCTGAAAACAATGCTCCGAATTTTGAAACTAGGGTGTGCAATTCCTTAAAGTTCTACTCTGCAATATTTGATTCAATCGATTCTAGCCTCCCATTGGACAACGCGGCTAGGATGAAAGTAGAGGAGATGTTTGCAAGGGAAATTAGGAACATAGTTGCTTGTGAAGGAAGTGACAGATTCGAAAGGCATGAGAACTTCGAGAAGTGGAAGAAGTTGATGGAGCAAGGAGGGTTCCAATGCATGGGAATCACCGGAAGGGAAATGCTTCAAAGTCAGATGTTATTGAAGATGTATTCCAGTGAGGATTTCGGAGTTAAACGAAGGCAAGATGGCGCTGCTCTTACTCTAAGTTGGTTAGATCAGCCTCTTTATACAGTCTCAGCATGGGCACCTGTGGATATTGCTCGAAGCTcatcctcttga